The following proteins are encoded in a genomic region of Leifsonia psychrotolerans:
- a CDS encoding ExeM/NucH family extracellular endonuclease has protein sequence MSLNPRRHLTVACSALLGLGLVLAPIVALPAQAHVAGTGIIINEAYVNGGSASATFINKFVELYNPTGADVALTGMSLQYRAAAGAGDPSSVLPLTGTIPAGGHYLIQGGSNGAVGAPLTRPDATLAGMNAAAGGGTFFLANQTAKLTTPPTGSVLGNPAIIDVLGFGNSLTFETAVAPLASVSLSLNRTAGADTDSNVVDFATAAPTPTNSLGEVSAPPVPVVPDPVTAPADTTPIAQIQGISTASPLVGRVVKTVGVVTANYPTGGFKGFYLQTPGTGGALDLAAHTASDAVFVYTADRTASVAIGDYVEVAGYVDEFYGLTQVSVPSLDNITKLDSTGVVAPTPSVVTISTSAVERESLEGMLIAPQGPFTVTNNYSTNQYGDIGLAIGDTPLVNPTVLHRPGSAGQIAAIADNAARLITLDDGATTNFLAAANTGKPVPYLSTTAPVRVGAAVTFTKPVILDYRNGGWTLQPTTELVPGNAATVQPVSFENTRTPAPRDVGGDIRLATFNVLNYFATTGDSIPKCQYYNDRDGNKITVSSGCDARGAATEASFKRQQAKSVAAINALGADIVSLEEIENSAKFGKNRDYALGTLVDALNEAVGGSVWDYVPSPAALPTAEDVIRTAFIYKKASVQTVGDSTILTDDSAFDNARRPLAQSFQLVGDPASAFLVIVNHFKSKGSGTGTEADLGDGQGASNPSRKRQATALVGFASAMKTAAKTDKVFLVGDFNAYDQEDPIEIIKAAGYISQEYKSGEYTYAYDGSVGSLDHVFASPAADATVADDAVDVWNINSVENVALEYSRFNSNVTNFYEANPYRASDHDPVVLGLDIATKPTSGVDINILNLNDFHGRIDENTVKFAGTVESLRAQYGDDSTLFLSAGDNVGASLFASASQQDKPTIDVLNALGMKASAVGNHEFDQGWNDLKTRIKAAASFDYLGANVYTKGTTVAAMQEFEIFEIDGVKVGVIGAVTADTPSLVTPTGVAELSFGDPVEAVNRVAQQLTDGNLANGEADVLIAEYHEGDGIGDTSTLENEIADGTSVFARIVTMTDPAVNAIFTGHTHKKYAWQAQVPGAADGVTRPVLQTGQYGENVGQVVLRYDTTTKATSTVKVQNVTRLASPVTTAPSGSTPAEIKAASDATVAASKALDASLVETYPRVAEVKRITDAALAEAAVVGNQVIGSVTADISRACTGGTSPCAEDRSAPSAMGTLVANSLRASLSDPSKGGAEIGMVNPGGMRTELLYKSDGTVTYAAANAVLPFVNNLWTTTLTGAQFKTVLEQQWQRDAKGNVPSRAYLQLGLSDNVNYTFDASRTEGDRITSIWINGAPIDPTRDYRIGSFNFLLTGGDNFWEFNNGKNTRDSGLVDRDAWISYITAQSPLKPSFAARQATVTGVPTAGVNRGDSVTLTVSNVNLTSLGAPKNTEFTLLWSGSTASLGTATIDASGMSTVTFTVPNDAKANSVLELTAKETGTIVRVALTVNATTPVDPTAPTTAPTPADEAALLAALEDLITTDAASYAAGSPIVITVGAEHAGEFVSVWVHSIPVNLGGWLKVGATGTVTATLPADLPAGTHRIVVQDVDGNVIGWTSVEVRAAATDPGTNPGTDPGANPGTGTTDPGSTGSTPSATGTGDLAHTGAEIMPLIAGGMLMLLLGGIFLIRRRRAGLEES, from the coding sequence ATGTCCCTCAATCCACGAAGGCACCTCACGGTTGCCTGCTCGGCCCTCCTTGGGCTGGGGCTGGTTCTAGCCCCTATCGTCGCTTTGCCGGCTCAGGCTCATGTCGCCGGCACCGGAATCATCATCAACGAGGCCTACGTCAACGGCGGCTCCGCCAGCGCGACTTTCATCAACAAATTTGTTGAGCTTTACAACCCCACGGGTGCTGATGTCGCTCTGACGGGTATGTCTTTGCAGTACCGGGCTGCAGCAGGCGCCGGCGATCCCTCGAGCGTTCTGCCGCTGACGGGCACAATCCCAGCCGGCGGTCACTATCTCATTCAGGGCGGCTCCAATGGTGCCGTGGGTGCGCCTCTGACACGACCAGACGCCACGCTTGCCGGAATGAACGCGGCAGCCGGCGGCGGCACCTTCTTCCTCGCAAACCAGACCGCGAAGCTCACCACCCCTCCAACAGGATCTGTGCTGGGCAACCCCGCCATTATCGATGTCCTCGGCTTCGGCAACTCGTTGACCTTTGAGACGGCTGTCGCCCCTCTCGCTTCAGTCTCGCTGTCTCTGAACCGAACGGCGGGCGCCGATACCGACAGCAACGTCGTCGACTTCGCGACGGCGGCTCCCACTCCAACCAACTCGCTGGGTGAGGTTTCCGCGCCACCGGTGCCGGTCGTTCCCGACCCGGTCACCGCGCCCGCCGACACCACGCCGATCGCCCAGATTCAGGGGATCAGCACGGCCAGCCCGCTCGTCGGCAGGGTCGTGAAGACCGTCGGCGTCGTGACCGCAAACTATCCCACCGGCGGTTTCAAGGGCTTCTATCTGCAGACGCCCGGAACCGGCGGAGCACTCGACCTGGCTGCGCACACCGCGTCGGATGCCGTCTTCGTCTACACGGCGGACCGCACGGCGTCCGTCGCAATCGGCGACTACGTCGAGGTTGCTGGTTATGTCGACGAGTTCTACGGGCTGACCCAGGTCAGTGTGCCGTCGCTGGATAACATCACAAAGCTCGACTCGACCGGTGTCGTCGCTCCCACGCCGAGCGTCGTGACGATTTCGACCTCCGCTGTCGAGCGGGAATCGCTGGAGGGCATGCTGATCGCGCCCCAGGGACCCTTCACGGTCACCAACAACTACTCGACGAACCAGTACGGTGACATCGGTCTGGCGATCGGCGACACGCCACTGGTCAACCCAACGGTGCTGCACCGTCCGGGTTCCGCCGGCCAGATTGCGGCGATCGCCGACAACGCGGCCCGGTTGATCACTCTCGACGACGGTGCGACCACGAACTTCCTGGCCGCCGCCAACACCGGCAAGCCGGTGCCGTACCTCTCGACGACCGCGCCAGTGCGCGTCGGTGCCGCGGTCACGTTCACCAAGCCGGTCATCCTCGACTACCGCAACGGTGGCTGGACACTGCAACCGACCACTGAGCTCGTTCCCGGCAACGCCGCGACGGTTCAGCCGGTCAGCTTCGAGAACACCCGCACGCCGGCTCCGCGCGACGTGGGCGGCGACATCCGCCTGGCCACGTTCAATGTGCTGAACTACTTTGCGACCACGGGTGATTCGATCCCGAAATGCCAGTACTACAACGACCGCGACGGAAACAAGATCACGGTCAGCTCCGGTTGTGACGCTCGCGGCGCAGCCACCGAGGCGAGTTTCAAGCGTCAGCAGGCCAAGAGTGTTGCGGCCATCAATGCCCTTGGTGCCGACATCGTCAGCCTGGAGGAAATCGAAAACTCGGCCAAGTTCGGCAAGAACCGCGACTATGCGCTCGGTACCCTCGTTGACGCGTTGAATGAGGCAGTCGGCGGTTCGGTGTGGGACTACGTGCCCTCGCCCGCCGCGCTCCCCACCGCGGAGGACGTTATCCGCACGGCCTTCATCTACAAGAAGGCGTCTGTCCAGACCGTCGGCGACTCGACGATCCTGACCGACGACAGCGCGTTCGACAATGCCCGCCGCCCGCTCGCCCAGTCCTTCCAATTGGTTGGAGACCCGGCCAGCGCGTTCCTGGTGATCGTCAACCACTTCAAGTCGAAGGGCTCGGGAACGGGCACGGAGGCTGACCTCGGCGACGGTCAAGGCGCATCGAACCCGTCACGGAAGCGCCAGGCGACGGCGCTCGTTGGGTTCGCCAGCGCCATGAAGACGGCCGCGAAGACCGACAAGGTCTTCCTGGTCGGAGACTTCAACGCGTACGATCAGGAAGACCCGATCGAGATCATCAAAGCCGCCGGGTACATCAGCCAGGAGTACAAGAGCGGCGAGTACACCTATGCCTACGATGGCTCGGTCGGTTCGCTCGACCACGTGTTCGCTTCTCCGGCAGCGGATGCGACGGTCGCCGATGATGCTGTCGACGTCTGGAACATCAACTCGGTTGAGAACGTCGCACTCGAGTACAGCCGTTTCAACAGCAACGTCACCAATTTCTACGAAGCCAACCCGTACCGTGCGTCCGACCACGACCCCGTGGTCCTCGGCCTGGACATCGCCACGAAGCCCACGTCCGGCGTCGACATCAACATTCTCAACCTGAACGACTTCCACGGTCGGATCGATGAGAACACGGTGAAGTTCGCTGGCACCGTCGAAAGCCTGCGTGCGCAGTATGGCGACGACTCGACACTGTTCCTCTCGGCCGGTGACAATGTGGGAGCGTCGCTCTTCGCATCCGCGTCGCAGCAGGACAAGCCGACCATCGACGTGCTGAACGCGCTCGGCATGAAGGCCTCGGCCGTGGGCAACCACGAATTCGACCAGGGCTGGAATGACCTGAAGACCCGTATCAAGGCCGCGGCGAGCTTCGACTACCTGGGAGCCAACGTGTACACGAAGGGCACCACGGTCGCGGCAATGCAGGAGTTCGAGATCTTCGAGATCGACGGTGTGAAGGTCGGCGTCATCGGTGCCGTCACCGCCGACACCCCCTCGCTCGTCACGCCGACCGGTGTTGCAGAACTGAGCTTCGGGGACCCCGTCGAGGCGGTCAACCGAGTTGCACAACAGCTCACCGACGGCAACCTGGCGAACGGTGAAGCAGATGTTCTGATTGCTGAATATCACGAAGGTGACGGCATCGGAGACACGTCGACGCTGGAGAACGAGATCGCCGACGGAACCAGCGTGTTCGCCCGGATCGTCACCATGACCGACCCGGCCGTGAACGCTATCTTCACTGGCCACACGCACAAGAAGTACGCCTGGCAGGCACAGGTTCCGGGCGCGGCAGACGGCGTCACTCGCCCGGTGCTGCAGACCGGCCAGTACGGTGAGAACGTCGGCCAGGTGGTGTTGCGCTATGACACGACAACGAAGGCGACCAGCACGGTGAAGGTGCAGAATGTCACGCGTCTGGCCTCCCCAGTGACGACCGCACCCAGCGGCTCGACACCGGCCGAGATCAAAGCAGCCAGCGACGCCACCGTTGCCGCAAGCAAGGCCCTCGATGCCTCGCTGGTGGAGACGTATCCACGGGTCGCCGAGGTCAAGCGCATCACGGATGCGGCCCTCGCTGAGGCTGCAGTGGTCGGCAACCAGGTCATCGGTTCAGTCACGGCTGACATCTCGCGTGCCTGCACCGGAGGAACGTCACCGTGTGCCGAGGACCGCTCGGCACCGTCGGCAATGGGCACGCTCGTGGCGAACTCGCTGCGTGCTTCGCTCTCGGACCCGAGTAAGGGTGGTGCCGAAATTGGCATGGTCAACCCCGGGGGCATGCGCACCGAATTGCTCTACAAGAGCGATGGAACTGTCACCTATGCGGCGGCCAACGCCGTGCTGCCGTTCGTGAACAACCTCTGGACCACGACCCTCACCGGGGCGCAGTTCAAGACCGTTCTCGAGCAGCAGTGGCAGCGAGACGCCAAGGGAAACGTTCCGAGCCGCGCCTACCTGCAGCTCGGGCTGTCGGACAACGTGAACTACACGTTCGACGCGAGCCGCACCGAGGGGGATCGCATCACGAGCATCTGGATCAATGGCGCCCCGATCGACCCGACACGCGACTACCGCATCGGATCCTTCAACTTCCTGCTCACCGGTGGCGACAACTTCTGGGAGTTCAACAACGGGAAGAACACTCGTGACTCGGGTCTCGTTGACCGCGATGCGTGGATCTCGTACATCACTGCACAGAGCCCGCTGAAGCCGTCATTCGCTGCCCGCCAGGCGACGGTCACCGGTGTGCCGACAGCGGGTGTCAACCGCGGTGACTCGGTGACGCTCACGGTGTCGAACGTCAATCTCACCTCGCTGGGCGCCCCGAAGAACACAGAGTTCACGCTGCTCTGGTCGGGCAGCACGGCGAGCCTGGGCACAGCAACGATCGACGCATCCGGTATGTCGACAGTGACATTCACGGTGCCGAACGATGCGAAGGCGAACAGCGTTCTCGAGCTGACGGCGAAGGAGACCGGCACGATTGTGCGCGTCGCCCTGACCGTCAACGCGACGACGCCGGTCGACCCGACGGCACCCACTACTGCTCCGACCCCTGCTGACGAAGCAGCACTCCTCGCCGCACTGGAGGACCTCATCACGACCGATGCGGCCTCGTATGCGGCAGGCAGCCCGATCGTCATCACAGTCGGTGCCGAGCACGCCGGGGAGTTCGTTTCAGTCTGGGTCCACTCGATTCCGGTCAACCTGGGCGGATGGCTGAAAGTCGGTGCGACAGGTACCGTGACCGCGACCCTGCCCGCCGACCTGCCGGCCGGAACACACCGCATCGTCGTGCAGGATGTTGACGGCAACGTCATCGGCTGGACGAGCGTTGAGGTACGGGCTGCGGCGACCGACCCCGGCACCAACCCGGGTACCGACCCGGGTGCCAACCCAGGTACCGGCACAACCGATCCGGGTTCGACCGGTTCGACCCCGTCGGCAACGGGAACGGGTGACCTCGCTCACACCGGCGCCGAGATCATGCCGCTGATCGCCGGAGGCATGCTGATGCTTCTGCTCGGTGGGATCTTCCTGATCCGTCGCCGTCGCGCGGGCCTCGAGGAGTCATAG
- a CDS encoding dehydrogenase, with protein MAAAGRKKTKRAAKPPIEFHAEALAQALERQDMAAIALALRHGNTIVPLSAAGDRDRPLDSGQVWTYRDPNTQEVALLLFSDAKNKPENLPPFVGVQSPDWLRAFLLRYVDEITTVFFDIAGPHPLQATPAELLAALGTAPGADLPTE; from the coding sequence ATGGCAGCGGCAGGGCGAAAGAAGACCAAACGGGCGGCGAAGCCTCCGATCGAATTCCACGCTGAGGCGTTGGCCCAGGCGCTGGAACGTCAAGACATGGCCGCGATCGCACTCGCATTGCGCCACGGCAACACGATCGTTCCACTGAGTGCCGCCGGCGACCGTGATCGCCCGCTCGACTCGGGGCAGGTTTGGACCTACCGCGATCCGAACACGCAAGAAGTTGCCCTTCTGCTGTTCAGCGACGCGAAGAACAAGCCCGAAAACTTGCCGCCGTTCGTGGGCGTGCAGAGCCCGGATTGGCTGCGCGCTTTTCTGCTTCGTTACGTCGACGAGATCACCACAGTGTTCTTCGATATCGCGGGGCCGCATCCGCTGCAGGCCACCCCGGCCGAGTTGCTCGCCGCGCTCGGCACGGCGCCCGGCGCCGATCTTCCGACCGAGTAG
- the radA gene encoding DNA repair protein RadA: protein MAKPASSFRCTECGWATAKWAGRCGECQQWGTVVETAEKIGLAKSVQPTAVVGAGVARPITHVDTTAVEHWPSGINEFDRVLGGGIVPGAVILLSGEPGVGKSTLLLEVASKAAASKSRVLYVSAEESVSQVRLRAERTNALHPELFLAAETDLGTILGQIDAVKPDLLIIDSVQTVSSAASDGLAGQPSQVREVASTLIRVAKDRDLPILLVGHVTKDGSIAGPRLLEHIVDVVCQFEGDRQTALRFVRALKNRFGPTDEVGCFEMTGDGIAEVPDPSGLFLSRGTTAVSGTCVTVALEGRRAMPVEIQALVVGTQAPNPRRVTNGVDPSRVAMVLAVLEKRVGIPLAGQDVYVSTVGGVKLTEPAADLAIALAIASAVRDTPIAHNVAAFGEISLAGEIRPVTAAKQRAAEGARLGFTHRIDAASGLVRSAVGLALSSDLSKWEAELDSAF from the coding sequence ATGGCAAAACCAGCATCTTCCTTCCGCTGCACCGAGTGCGGCTGGGCCACCGCGAAGTGGGCCGGCCGCTGTGGCGAATGCCAGCAGTGGGGCACCGTCGTCGAGACCGCCGAGAAGATCGGCCTGGCCAAATCAGTGCAGCCCACCGCTGTGGTCGGAGCGGGGGTTGCCCGTCCGATCACACACGTCGATACAACGGCGGTCGAACACTGGCCGAGCGGTATCAACGAGTTCGACCGAGTGCTGGGCGGCGGTATCGTGCCCGGCGCTGTGATCCTGCTCAGTGGAGAGCCCGGAGTCGGCAAATCCACCCTGCTGCTCGAAGTTGCTTCTAAGGCGGCAGCCTCCAAATCGCGCGTGCTCTATGTCAGTGCCGAAGAGTCTGTGAGCCAGGTGCGCCTGCGCGCCGAGCGCACGAACGCGTTACACCCCGAGCTCTTCCTGGCCGCCGAGACTGATCTGGGCACCATCCTGGGGCAGATCGACGCAGTCAAGCCCGACCTGCTCATCATCGACTCGGTACAGACCGTGTCAAGCGCCGCCTCCGACGGATTGGCCGGTCAGCCCAGCCAGGTGCGCGAGGTGGCCTCCACTCTCATTCGGGTGGCCAAAGACCGCGACCTGCCGATTTTGTTGGTCGGCCATGTCACCAAAGACGGTTCGATCGCGGGTCCCCGGCTGCTCGAACACATCGTCGACGTGGTCTGCCAGTTCGAAGGCGATCGCCAGACCGCCCTGCGTTTCGTGCGCGCCCTGAAGAACCGCTTCGGACCGACCGATGAGGTGGGCTGTTTCGAGATGACCGGAGACGGTATCGCCGAGGTGCCCGATCCCAGTGGGCTCTTCCTCAGCCGCGGAACGACGGCGGTCTCGGGAACGTGCGTCACCGTCGCCCTCGAGGGCCGACGGGCGATGCCCGTCGAGATTCAGGCGCTCGTCGTGGGCACGCAGGCCCCGAACCCGCGTCGGGTCACGAACGGAGTCGACCCGTCACGGGTCGCCATGGTGCTCGCGGTACTCGAAAAGCGCGTCGGAATACCGTTGGCCGGTCAAGACGTGTACGTGTCGACCGTGGGCGGCGTCAAGCTCACCGAACCAGCCGCCGACCTCGCCATCGCATTGGCCATCGCCTCAGCGGTGCGCGACACTCCCATCGCGCACAACGTCGCAGCCTTCGGCGAAATCAGCTTGGCCGGCGAGATCCGACCGGTTACGGCGGCGAAACAGCGCGCGGCAGAGGGAGCGCGACTGGGCTTCACCCACCGCATTGACGCGGCGAGCGGCCTGGTGCGTTCGGCCGTCGGGCTCGCGCTCTCCAGCGATCTTTCCAAGTGGGAGGCCGAACTCGACTCGGCCTTCTAA
- a CDS encoding SGNH/GDSL hydrolase family protein → MTFKNSGLATLVGAASLLTGAAALGATATIGYRGFRHRIAANATVLNETLPINSKWWRDHAKEKGELLYVALGDSAAQGIGASAPQRGYVGILADHIRLATGRTVRVINLSVSGATVELAVRDQLPRLMKLQPDLVTVAIGANDIAQWDAATFESGIRQIFEAVPAHTLVADLPCFHFASAEAKVAVANRLLRQIADEFALTVVPLHSTTKRQGLRSALTQFANDMFHPNDRGYRVWAEAFLPDLSAAVSRLPLPSHSAEPSHSAEPSHSAKPSPQTDASAARAPQTATPPGSVSGPS, encoded by the coding sequence GTGACTTTCAAGAATTCCGGCCTCGCCACCCTCGTGGGCGCCGCCAGCCTGCTCACCGGCGCCGCCGCCCTTGGCGCCACTGCCACAATCGGATATCGCGGTTTCCGACACCGCATCGCCGCGAACGCCACGGTTCTCAACGAGACCCTCCCGATCAACTCGAAGTGGTGGCGTGATCACGCGAAAGAGAAGGGCGAGCTTCTCTACGTGGCCCTCGGCGACAGCGCCGCACAGGGCATCGGCGCGAGCGCCCCGCAGCGTGGCTATGTGGGAATCCTGGCCGATCACATCCGTCTGGCCACGGGCCGCACGGTACGCGTGATCAATTTGAGCGTGTCGGGTGCCACCGTCGAACTCGCCGTGCGCGACCAACTCCCGCGCCTGATGAAACTGCAGCCGGATCTCGTCACCGTGGCCATTGGTGCCAACGACATTGCCCAGTGGGATGCGGCGACCTTCGAGTCCGGCATTCGGCAGATCTTCGAAGCAGTGCCAGCGCACACGCTCGTCGCCGACCTCCCGTGCTTTCATTTTGCGTCAGCCGAGGCGAAGGTCGCCGTGGCGAATCGGCTCCTGCGCCAGATCGCCGACGAGTTCGCGCTCACCGTCGTTCCGCTGCATTCGACCACAAAACGACAGGGTCTCCGCAGCGCTCTGACGCAGTTCGCGAACGATATGTTCCACCCGAATGACCGCGGCTACCGGGTCTGGGCCGAGGCGTTCCTCCCCGATCTCAGTGCCGCCGTGTCCCGTCTTCCGTTGCCTTCGCACAGTGCCGAGCCTTCTCACAGTGCCGAGCCTTCTCACAGTGCGAAGCCTTCTCCACAGACGGATGCCTCGGCCGCCCGTGCACCGCAGACCGCCACACCACCGGGGAGTGTCAGCGGCCCGAGCTAG
- a CDS encoding tyrosine-type recombinase/integrase: MGSIEPYYLKGPTTATGNPRKEDLRYRVRYRKPDHSQGAKRGFVRKKDAENFLNTVEHSKSQGAYIDPADARATVATLGGIWLKSQTHLKPSSFRPVEIAWRLHVQPKWGPYAVGDVRHSEVQTWVSTLSKDKGATTVLRAYGALAAILDVAVKDRRMPVNPARGVDLPRKSGKARVYLSHDQAQLLADNSGKHSSLVLFLAYTGLRWGEATGLRVRSLDALRRRVNVTENAVSVGGTIVVGTPKSHSSRSVPYPAFLSEPLARLCEGKSRDALLFGGGLDHVRLPDSRRGWFVAAVKKSQAADKHFERVTIHDLRHTAASLAISAGANVKAVQRMLGHASAAMTLDTYADLFDDDLDAVAMALDHAKTASNVSR; the protein is encoded by the coding sequence ATGGGAAGCATCGAGCCTTACTATCTCAAGGGCCCTACGACGGCAACGGGCAATCCTCGCAAAGAAGACCTCCGATACCGTGTGCGGTACCGGAAGCCGGACCATTCCCAGGGGGCAAAGCGCGGTTTCGTCCGGAAGAAGGACGCTGAGAACTTCCTGAATACGGTCGAGCATTCGAAGTCTCAGGGCGCGTATATCGACCCGGCCGACGCGCGGGCGACCGTCGCCACGCTTGGCGGTATCTGGCTCAAGTCACAGACCCATCTCAAGCCGTCGTCATTCCGGCCGGTTGAGATTGCATGGCGGTTGCATGTGCAGCCGAAGTGGGGGCCTTACGCCGTCGGTGACGTGCGGCACAGCGAGGTGCAGACGTGGGTTTCGACGCTGAGCAAAGACAAGGGCGCAACGACGGTGCTACGGGCATACGGAGCGCTCGCAGCAATCCTCGATGTAGCGGTGAAGGATCGGCGCATGCCGGTGAATCCCGCGCGCGGCGTCGATCTGCCGCGAAAGTCGGGCAAGGCGCGCGTATATCTCTCACACGACCAGGCGCAGCTATTGGCCGACAACTCGGGGAAGCATTCATCGCTGGTGCTGTTCTTGGCGTACACGGGTCTACGGTGGGGCGAGGCTACCGGCTTGCGCGTTCGAAGTCTCGATGCGCTGCGCCGGCGCGTGAACGTCACAGAGAATGCGGTGAGCGTCGGTGGCACGATTGTGGTTGGCACGCCGAAGTCCCACTCGAGCCGAAGCGTGCCATACCCAGCTTTCCTCTCCGAGCCGCTGGCGAGACTCTGCGAGGGCAAGTCACGCGATGCCTTACTGTTCGGGGGTGGACTCGATCATGTGCGGCTTCCGGATTCAAGACGCGGCTGGTTCGTAGCCGCGGTGAAGAAGTCCCAGGCCGCTGACAAGCACTTTGAGCGGGTGACTATCCATGACTTGCGGCACACGGCGGCAAGCCTGGCGATTAGTGCCGGCGCGAACGTCAAAGCCGTTCAACGGATGCTCGGCCACGCGTCGGCAGCCATGACTCTCGACACATATGCAGATCTCTTCGACGACGACCTTGACGCCGTAGCTATGGCACTCGATCACGCGAAGACGGCGTCGAATGTGTCCAGATAG
- a CDS encoding helix-turn-helix transcriptional regulator: MSISVSLPDGGVEAARERYLSPDQVCELVPVLTKGQLAQWRFLSAGPRYRKLGRKVVYVESEVIEFVESTARYGTAAEAV, translated from the coding sequence ATGAGCATTTCAGTTTCACTGCCGGATGGCGGAGTGGAAGCAGCACGCGAGCGTTACCTATCGCCTGATCAGGTTTGCGAGCTCGTGCCGGTGTTGACGAAGGGCCAACTTGCACAATGGCGGTTCCTCTCCGCCGGCCCGCGCTACCGCAAATTGGGGCGGAAGGTCGTCTACGTCGAGTCCGAGGTAATCGAATTCGTTGAATCAACCGCCCGTTATGGGACCGCCGCGGAAGCTGTGTAG
- a CDS encoding phage major capsid protein, giving the protein MANSSTLKTFLGTTEAGPLIIKPLERDSLALNVSTPIYTEAGTFRFPRITSDPSAAWTAENAEITVSEAAGDEVVVIPRKLAGLAVISNELAADTSPAAQDVIGRGLSRDIARKIDAAFFGTKPANTTLQPGGLEYLAAAVTAIAADPAAGLDAYIDALAAAEDFGVSLSAFVVNPATASALAKLKTGTGSSLPLFGTGATNGIERNILGVPLLVSPSVVAGTAWGIPKDRVFSVIRNDVSVVVDKSAYFSTDQTGVRAVLRAAFGFVQPEAIIKIKAAA; this is encoded by the coding sequence ATGGCAAATTCTTCTACCCTCAAAACCTTCCTTGGTACGACCGAGGCCGGCCCGCTCATCATCAAGCCGCTCGAGCGTGACTCGCTCGCCCTGAACGTGTCGACCCCGATTTACACCGAGGCCGGCACCTTCCGGTTCCCGCGAATCACGTCGGACCCGTCGGCCGCGTGGACTGCCGAGAACGCCGAGATCACTGTTTCGGAAGCGGCCGGCGACGAGGTCGTCGTCATTCCACGGAAACTGGCCGGCCTCGCCGTCATCAGCAACGAGCTCGCCGCCGACACCTCCCCAGCAGCACAGGACGTCATCGGCCGCGGCCTCTCCCGTGACATCGCCCGGAAGATCGACGCCGCATTCTTCGGCACCAAGCCCGCGAACACAACCCTGCAGCCGGGCGGCCTCGAGTACCTTGCCGCGGCCGTCACCGCGATCGCCGCTGACCCCGCCGCCGGCCTCGATGCATACATCGATGCCCTCGCCGCGGCGGAAGATTTCGGGGTGAGCCTGTCAGCCTTCGTCGTGAACCCGGCAACAGCATCCGCACTCGCAAAGCTCAAGACCGGCACCGGCTCGAGCCTGCCCCTGTTCGGCACCGGTGCGACAAACGGCATCGAGCGCAACATTCTTGGAGTGCCGCTGCTCGTATCGCCGTCCGTCGTGGCCGGCACCGCCTGGGGCATCCCCAAGGACCGCGTGTTCTCCGTGATCCGCAACGATGTCTCGGTCGTCGTCGACAAGTCCGCCTACTTCTCGACAGACCAGACCGGAGTGCGCGCCGTTCTCCGCGCAGCATTCGGGTTCGTGCAGCCTGAGGCGATCATCAAGATCAAAGCTGCCGCGTAG
- a CDS encoding GreA/GreB family elongation factor: protein MSNIHETVWMTPEVLGRLRQELDELTAARSSGLVAGDRTDSRIREIEQLLRGAEVGSKPDDGLVEPGMKVTVRFQADGTSQTFLIGARELLASDPSISLDVYSPSSPLGAAIVGKFPGDEAAYTAPNGSVVGVQIVSSEPFAR, encoded by the coding sequence ATGTCGAATATTCATGAGACCGTGTGGATGACGCCCGAAGTCTTGGGTCGATTACGGCAGGAGCTTGACGAGCTGACTGCGGCACGTTCCAGTGGGCTGGTCGCGGGAGACCGCACGGATTCCCGTATTCGGGAGATCGAGCAACTGTTGCGCGGCGCGGAAGTGGGCTCCAAGCCCGACGACGGGCTTGTTGAGCCAGGCATGAAAGTGACCGTTCGCTTTCAGGCCGACGGAACGAGTCAGACTTTCTTGATCGGCGCGCGTGAACTGCTCGCATCCGACCCGTCGATCAGCCTGGACGTTTACTCGCCCTCATCGCCTCTTGGGGCGGCAATCGTCGGCAAGTTTCCCGGCGACGAGGCCGCCTACACGGCACCCAACGGCTCGGTGGTGGGCGTGCAGATCGTCTCGTCCGAACCGTTCGCCCGCTAG